The following proteins are co-located in the Acidobacteriota bacterium genome:
- a CDS encoding OsmC family protein, translating to MAVDIQGKYQGNLKVRLQHGPSGQKVTTAAPIDNQGDGSSFSPTDLVAAALGACMVTLVAIVGEREGIDCSGVSFRLEKHMNASPRRIGSVPVTILMPPGLSDKQRTLLERAALTCPVHRSLHPEVEKPVTFDYGA from the coding sequence ATGGCCGTAGATATCCAAGGCAAGTACCAGGGCAACCTCAAGGTCCGCCTACAGCACGGACCTTCGGGTCAGAAGGTCACTACCGCTGCGCCGATCGACAATCAGGGCGACGGCAGTTCGTTTTCGCCCACCGACCTCGTGGCCGCGGCGCTGGGCGCCTGCATGGTGACCCTGGTCGCCATCGTCGGCGAGCGGGAAGGGATCGACTGTTCAGGGGTCTCTTTTCGCCTCGAGAAGCACATGAACGCCTCTCCACGGCGCATCGGGTCGGTTCCGGTGACGATCCTCATGCCGCCGGGACTGAGCGACAAGCAGCGCACCTTGCTCGAGCGGGCAGCCCTCACCTGCCCGGTCCACCGGAGCCTCCACCCGGAAGTCGAAAAGCCGGTGACCTTCGACTACGGAG